A genomic stretch from Aerococcaceae bacterium zg-1292 includes:
- a CDS encoding transposase: MKKAIKIKLFPTDEQQELLFQSCGVARKAYNLCKELDLQYLKQFGKGINDRDFGPLMTQIRRGDDFPYMKLVSADVAKQAVKDYIAARSRSFKNFKNGYHVNWKTRKSKLSFYADYVKTKVKRKAVYISMIGDIKTSSQLPRNFKLGNPRVSYDGLSWWISITTEVPKPEQVELTDVSIGLDLGLTTLVTASDGQTFDNIMKSESVKELDKKIKQYQRALSRKERGSKKYQQTYERFLKCVQKKTNIRRNYAFHVANALVRTKPQRIVMESLSIKHMLKNKRLAKAIHDVAWYNLQTIIIQKANFFGIEVVKVDSRFPSSQLCCVCGNRQPMPLDKREYNCQHCGISINRDLNAAINLASI; this comes from the coding sequence TTGAAAAAGGCAATTAAAATAAAGCTTTTTCCAACTGACGAACAACAAGAACTTCTGTTTCAATCTTGCGGAGTGGCTCGCAAGGCATATAATCTATGCAAAGAGTTAGATTTACAGTATTTAAAACAATTCGGCAAAGGTATTAATGATAGAGATTTCGGCCCACTAATGACTCAAATTAGGAGAGGCGATGATTTCCCTTATATGAAATTAGTATCAGCCGATGTGGCAAAACAAGCTGTAAAAGATTATATTGCTGCTAGAAGTCGGTCATTTAAAAATTTTAAAAATGGCTATCATGTCAATTGGAAAACACGTAAATCAAAACTGTCGTTTTATGCCGATTATGTTAAAACGAAAGTCAAACGTAAAGCGGTTTACATTTCAATGATTGGGGATATTAAGACCTCTTCCCAATTGCCAAGAAACTTTAAGCTGGGCAATCCAAGAGTGTCTTACGATGGACTTAGCTGGTGGATTTCAATTACAACAGAAGTCCCAAAACCAGAACAAGTTGAATTGACGGATGTTTCTATTGGATTGGATTTAGGGTTAACAACACTAGTGACCGCCTCTGATGGACAAACGTTTGATAATATAATGAAAAGCGAATCAGTGAAAGAATTGGATAAGAAAATTAAACAGTATCAACGTGCTTTATCCCGTAAAGAGCGAGGCTCAAAAAAATATCAGCAGACCTATGAGCGATTCTTAAAATGTGTGCAAAAGAAAACCAATATTAGACGCAATTATGCATTTCATGTAGCGAATGCTTTGGTGAGAACCAAGCCACAACGCATCGTGATGGAATCATTAAGTATTAAACACATGTTGAAAAATAAAAGACTTGCGAAAGCAATCCATGATGTTGCATGGTACAACTTACAAACCATTATCATACAAAAAGCAAACTTTTTTGGTATTGAAGTGGTTAAAGTTGATAGCCGCTTCCCATCCAGTCAATTGTGTTGTGTATGTGGCAATCGTCAACCTATGCCACTCGATAAGCGAGAATACAATTGTCAACATTGTGGAATATCAATCAATCGTGATTTGAATGCAGCGATTAATTTAGCAAGTATTTAG
- a CDS encoding MucBP domain-containing protein produces MLMFYNKKQRFSLRKYKIGVCSVLLGTTFIMSANQVQVSAEETVPSEPVSSSAESVEDPTPEAEPTPESKPVEVTDPNSAEPSTDEAPIVESPEPKVVDTTTQVETVPEPANTKQASTIASEPTENALTTGTPEKEVEATQEGAPLALAATENAAQQDGHQVTPAADEVLDEKGWKDLKRFSNKPGVFYVQKSGIVNNPDEADKNTEIYEVDTKTGEITKVTEDKVEGGGTLYDNLLALAEKQGFGGMHGLGIAKTGKAYKAFNALGLSNDGRYAYTLGYTSDNDVVDRTTINGIYRYDMQTKTWSLVSDSSKWADGMGVMKTNAWTAGAVNPKDGKYYFGTLTLKADPALSRVAPRDAEDYIKKRDANEFDLYFRMWSFDPATGTVANAGYLDTNFVKSGKFDKNETYFKSTGKKPGEESYVVGNDIAFDTNGNMRLVLNQYNTSNYFVYSVDNKTFEAAAAKNDKYAKMEGSLSNPIPIYTKLVDKIDGSNIGASNSVVTGGLAIDSDGSLFFHNRSGKVGKITSDLSYGGLLNNVDAPKDTSTWGDAASIRGTVGHGNVYREYYIKNTNTILGGTIGTIDNGKFVPTATTTDGKDTIEKDQALYKNYDATVNRPMAIKAADGKVYKYVGTKEGTDPEKGIVKKDNQTVKYEYEPVEVTGNVIVKYIDINGNEISAPAKDETNADANHPYNTDEDRKLKLIQGSKEYNNEGKIYELVPEGKYGTYNGKPIEVDANNHLIASDTTTGKVEAGKTKEVVYVYREKTIQKTGDVVLHYVSLDGEEIQPTHHNSDDKPVGESYTVLDKEKPKVIVKNGVTYKLVETISEEGIIDGKSTTGIVDDKKIVTENVTTVESGENAKIIEGTQHIVYVYKPVGSVVAHYVNTKGQVIKDKYIDTNEGDIDEDYDVTEKDNGVDEKPETITKDGVKYKFKRVATTGNVGGINVVTTDATNQVRDETGRVVKGTTHVIYVYEEESAEPKGSVVAHYVNEDGEVIKSAYNDTTNAPVNSSYDITGELERPEEITHNGKTYVRTRISESGKVNDKEIVATNDENIVSTTETNGKVVEGTTHIIYVYKLKEAPVQPGSVIVNYRDVEGKYLQPKDTVYDTKDGADKSDYNTEDLRHKTIAKDGKIYELVEQAGTHTVGEVEANGHLKETDDVAGIVEAGKTKHITYIYKEVTPTPKTGNVTVKYVDTEGNSLLPEAIDELNAAINKEYTTTDHKPETITTKTGTYELAPAADYTVGKVSDNHTLAESKKDDLKKSDDETGTVAQGTKTIVYVYKKVETPVEKGSVVVNYITTDGTPLSVMKDGQSLAQQQVVTNQPVGSQYDATTPELKPTEIEHEGKTYVLAPLGAYGERLVDKDNHLVGSDDVKGDVAKATKTVTYVYKLKEELVQPGGQVTAQYFVEGTDTRLYKDSSNPQDTVVQPDGTPVETKYKDTPPTYLTDGKDIYDLVTVGSNPKLRDGSAPQEGEVKKDAQVIQYEYKKRETPKGSVVVHYVDEDGNVIQPKKEDTPLSPVGTAYDTTDLRDKTITDKTTGKTYEFVRISNTPSVKTKEIVKISETNHLTDDETNRVQEGTTNIIYVYREVKPTPPEKPGKPEEPGTPPVTPEEPGKPEEPGKPEEPGKPEEPGKPEEPGKPEEPGKPEEPGKPEEPGKPEEPGKPEEPGKPEEPDTPPVTPEKPGKPGTPPVTPGTPGEPGKPGTPPVTPEKPGSYIPYVPNNPQNPDPNDPDKSIEIPKVPYDETPEDPSNNPPLPDVDGYIPVDPKDPTKPLKPKDPEDPTKGYIPPTIKNPEDPSEDTPVPYVPAGTVTVHYVDEKGNPIKDPTVDTPKSPVGTEYNTNENGTEIPKEVEGKDGKDYVLVKVKDGDKEIGKVVKGNTDVTYIYKLKETPPTPPVTPEKPGSYIPYVPNNPQNPDPNDPDKSIEIPKVPYDETPEDPSNNPPLPDVDGYIPVDPKDPTKPLKPKDPEDPTKGYIPPTIKNPEDPSEDTPVPYVPAGTVTVHYVDEKGNPIKDPTVDTPKSPVGTEYNTNENGTEIPKEVEGKDGKDYVLVKVKDGDKETGVVVKGNTDVTYIYKLKETPSTPPVTPEKPGKPEEPGKPGTPPVTPGTPGEPGKPGTPPVTPEKPETPEKPGNPETPENPEDPSVPEAPKDNPTPEKPAEPGQTTPEQPGQNEGEVKKSAVLPNTGEASSMIPWSAAALSILVSLGLVATGRKKEDEEA; encoded by the coding sequence ATGCTGATGTTTTATAATAAAAAACAAAGATTCTCATTACGCAAGTACAAAATCGGTGTGTGCTCAGTCCTGTTAGGGACCACATTTATTATGAGCGCCAACCAAGTCCAAGTATCCGCTGAAGAAACAGTTCCGAGTGAACCCGTTTCATCCTCAGCAGAGTCAGTAGAAGACCCGACACCAGAAGCCGAGCCAACTCCTGAGTCAAAACCAGTTGAAGTAACCGATCCTAATTCGGCGGAGCCATCAACAGACGAAGCACCCATTGTTGAAAGCCCTGAACCAAAGGTTGTTGATACAACAACGCAAGTGGAAACAGTTCCTGAACCGGCTAATACAAAACAGGCTTCAACGATTGCAAGCGAACCAACTGAAAATGCATTAACTACAGGGACTCCGGAAAAAGAAGTTGAGGCAACGCAAGAAGGAGCGCCATTAGCGTTAGCGGCTACTGAAAATGCAGCACAACAAGATGGTCATCAAGTAACACCAGCTGCTGATGAAGTTTTAGATGAAAAAGGCTGGAAAGACCTTAAACGCTTCAGCAACAAACCCGGTGTCTTTTATGTTCAAAAGTCTGGTATTGTCAATAATCCTGATGAAGCCGATAAAAACACTGAAATTTATGAGGTGGATACAAAAACAGGTGAGATTACAAAAGTTACTGAAGATAAAGTCGAAGGTGGCGGCACGCTTTATGACAATCTTTTAGCACTAGCTGAAAAGCAAGGTTTTGGCGGAATGCATGGTCTAGGAATAGCAAAAACAGGTAAAGCTTATAAAGCGTTTAATGCCCTAGGACTTTCAAATGACGGTCGTTACGCCTATACATTAGGATATACATCAGATAATGACGTGGTCGATCGTACAACTATCAATGGTATTTATCGCTATGATATGCAAACCAAAACGTGGAGTCTAGTGAGTGATTCTAGCAAATGGGCAGATGGTATGGGTGTTATGAAGACTAATGCCTGGACTGCCGGAGCAGTGAATCCAAAAGATGGTAAATACTATTTTGGTACGCTAACCCTTAAAGCGGATCCTGCTTTGTCTCGTGTTGCGCCACGTGATGCTGAAGATTATATTAAGAAACGTGATGCCAATGAATTTGACCTTTATTTCCGTATGTGGTCATTTGACCCAGCGACAGGTACCGTGGCAAATGCTGGTTACCTTGATACAAACTTTGTAAAATCAGGTAAGTTTGATAAAAACGAAACATACTTTAAAAGTACTGGTAAAAAACCTGGTGAAGAAAGTTATGTTGTCGGGAATGATATTGCTTTCGATACAAATGGCAATATGAGATTAGTTCTCAACCAATACAACACAAGTAATTACTTTGTATATTCAGTAGATAACAAAACCTTTGAAGCAGCAGCGGCGAAAAATGATAAATACGCTAAAATGGAAGGTTCACTCTCTAACCCAATTCCGATTTATACTAAGTTAGTCGATAAAATAGATGGTAGCAATATCGGAGCTTCCAACTCTGTCGTCACAGGTGGACTAGCCATTGATTCTGATGGTTCACTTTTCTTCCATAATCGTAGTGGTAAAGTCGGTAAGATTACATCAGATTTGTCGTATGGTGGTCTTCTTAATAATGTAGATGCGCCTAAAGACACTTCAACCTGGGGTGATGCAGCAAGTATCCGTGGTACTGTCGGACACGGAAATGTTTACCGCGAGTATTACATTAAAAATACAAATACAATATTAGGTGGTACAATCGGTACGATTGACAATGGCAAATTTGTCCCAACGGCTACGACAACGGATGGTAAAGACACCATAGAAAAAGACCAAGCACTATATAAAAATTATGATGCTACAGTAAATCGTCCAATGGCTATTAAAGCAGCGGACGGTAAAGTTTACAAATATGTAGGAACAAAAGAAGGCACTGACCCAGAAAAAGGTATTGTTAAAAAAGACAATCAAACAGTTAAGTATGAATATGAACCTGTTGAAGTAACCGGTAATGTTATTGTTAAATATATTGATATTAATGGTAATGAAATCAGTGCGCCAGCAAAAGATGAAACTAATGCTGATGCCAATCATCCGTATAATACTGACGAAGACCGTAAATTAAAACTTATCCAAGGTAGTAAAGAGTACAATAATGAAGGTAAGATTTATGAATTGGTTCCTGAAGGCAAATACGGCACGTATAACGGAAAACCAATTGAAGTGGATGCGAACAATCACTTAATAGCATCGGACACGACAACCGGTAAAGTTGAAGCAGGTAAAACAAAAGAAGTCGTTTATGTTTACCGTGAAAAAACAATACAAAAAACAGGTGATGTGGTGCTTCATTATGTTAGTCTAGATGGAGAAGAAATACAACCAACCCACCATAATAGTGATGATAAACCGGTAGGCGAAAGCTATACTGTTTTAGACAAAGAAAAACCAAAAGTCATCGTAAAAAACGGTGTTACTTACAAGTTGGTTGAAACAATTAGTGAAGAAGGCATCATTGATGGCAAGTCAACAACAGGTATTGTCGATGATAAAAAAATTGTGACTGAAAATGTAACCACCGTTGAAAGTGGAGAAAATGCCAAAATTATAGAGGGCACTCAACATATCGTCTATGTTTATAAACCAGTCGGATCTGTTGTGGCTCACTATGTTAACACCAAAGGACAAGTCATCAAAGATAAATATATCGATACCAATGAAGGTGATATTGATGAAGATTATGATGTCACTGAAAAAGACAATGGTGTTGATGAAAAACCTGAAACCATCACCAAAGATGGCGTAAAATATAAATTCAAAAGAGTTGCTACAACAGGTAACGTCGGTGGTATTAATGTCGTAACAACGGATGCTACCAACCAAGTGAGGGATGAAACAGGACGAGTCGTTAAAGGGACAACTCATGTTATCTATGTATATGAAGAAGAGTCAGCAGAACCTAAAGGTTCAGTTGTTGCGCATTATGTAAACGAAGATGGTGAAGTCATTAAATCAGCTTATAATGACACAACCAATGCTCCAGTAAATTCAAGTTACGATATAACCGGAGAACTTGAACGTCCTGAAGAAATTACCCATAATGGTAAGACCTATGTACGAACACGTATATCTGAATCAGGTAAAGTGAACGATAAAGAGATTGTGGCGACTAATGACGAAAATATCGTATCAACAACCGAAACTAATGGTAAAGTTGTAGAAGGTACAACACACATTATTTATGTGTATAAGTTAAAAGAAGCGCCTGTTCAACCAGGTTCTGTTATCGTAAATTATCGTGATGTAGAAGGAAAATATTTACAACCAAAAGATACCGTCTACGATACAAAAGATGGTGCAGATAAATCCGACTATAACACGGAAGATTTACGTCATAAAACAATCGCAAAAGACGGCAAAATCTATGAGTTAGTCGAACAAGCCGGTACACATACAGTAGGTGAAGTTGAAGCGAATGGTCATTTGAAAGAGACGGATGATGTAGCTGGTATAGTGGAAGCTGGTAAAACTAAGCATATCACTTATATCTATAAAGAAGTCACTCCAACTCCGAAAACAGGTAATGTTACAGTTAAATATGTCGATACAGAGGGTAATAGCTTACTTCCTGAAGCGATTGATGAACTGAATGCAGCAATTAATAAAGAATATACAACAACTGACCATAAGCCAGAAACAATTACTACGAAAACAGGAACGTATGAACTTGCTCCAGCAGCGGATTATACAGTTGGTAAAGTTAGTGACAATCACACATTGGCTGAGTCTAAAAAAGATGATTTGAAAAAATCAGATGATGAGACTGGAACAGTTGCACAAGGCACTAAGACCATTGTCTATGTCTACAAAAAAGTTGAAACTCCTGTTGAAAAAGGTTCAGTTGTTGTCAATTACATTACGACAGATGGTACGCCACTTTCAGTAATGAAAGACGGTCAATCACTTGCCCAACAACAAGTTGTAACGAATCAACCAGTGGGAAGCCAATATGACGCTACAACCCCTGAATTAAAACCAACTGAAATTGAACATGAAGGAAAAACTTATGTTCTTGCGCCATTAGGTGCCTATGGAGAGCGTTTAGTTGATAAGGATAACCATTTAGTAGGGTCTGATGATGTAAAAGGTGATGTCGCAAAAGCAACGAAAACCGTTACTTATGTGTACAAATTGAAAGAAGAACTTGTTCAACCTGGTGGTCAAGTAACTGCTCAATACTTTGTAGAAGGGACAGATACACGTCTTTACAAAGATTCATCAAATCCTCAAGATACAGTAGTTCAACCAGACGGCACACCAGTAGAAACAAAATATAAAGACACACCACCAACCTATTTGACGGATGGAAAAGATATTTATGATTTAGTAACAGTTGGAAGCAATCCGAAACTTAGAGACGGCTCTGCGCCACAAGAAGGTGAAGTTAAAAAAGACGCTCAAGTTATTCAGTATGAGTACAAGAAACGTGAGACACCAAAAGGTTCAGTAGTGGTACACTATGTTGATGAGGATGGCAATGTGATTCAACCGAAAAAAGAAGACACGCCATTATCACCAGTAGGTACGGCATATGATACAACGGACTTACGTGATAAAACAATTACTGATAAAACAACGGGTAAAACCTATGAGTTTGTGCGCATTTCAAATACACCATCAGTAAAAACGAAAGAAATCGTTAAAATTTCAGAGACAAATCATTTGACTGATGATGAAACAAATAGAGTACAAGAAGGTACTACTAACATTATTTACGTGTATCGTGAAGTGAAACCAACACCACCGGAAAAACCAGGAAAACCAGAAGAACCAGGTACACCACCGGTAACACCAGAAGAACCAGGCAAACCGGAAGAACCAGGAAAACCAGAAGAACCAGGCAAACCGGAAGAACCAGGCAAACCGGAAGAACCAGGCAAACCAGAAGAACCAGGAAAACCAGAAGAACCAGGCAAACCAGAAGAACCAGGAAAACCAGAAGAACCAGGCAAACCGGAAGAACCAGGCAAACCGGAAGAACCAGATACACCACCGGTAACCCCGGAAAAACCAGGCAAACCAGGTACACCGCCGGTAACGCCAGGCACACCGGGAGAACCAGGCAAACCAGGTACACCACCGGTAACACCAGAAAAACCAGGTAGCTACATCCCATACGTGCCAAACAACCCTCAAAATCCAGATCCGAACGATCCAGATAAATCAATTGAGATTCCAAAAGTACCGTATGATGAAACACCGGAAGACCCAAGTAATAATCCACCATTACCAGATGTAGATGGCTATATCCCAGTTGATCCAAAAGATCCAACAAAACCATTGAAACCAAAAGATCCAGAGGATCCAACTAAAGGCTATATACCACCAACCATCAAAAATCCAGAAGACCCATCAGAGGACACACCAGTACCATACGTACCAGCAGGTACTGTCACTGTTCACTATGTGGATGAAAAAGGTAATCCAATTAAAGATCCAACTGTGGATACACCAAAATCACCAGTAGGTACAGAATACAATACCAACGAAAACGGAACAGAAATTCCGAAAGAAGTCGAAGGTAAAGATGGTAAGGATTACGTACTTGTAAAAGTAAAAGATGGTGATAAAGAAATTGGTAAAGTGGTGAAAGGTAATACGGATGTTACTTACATTTATAAATTGAAAGAGACACCACCAACACCACCGGTAACACCAGAAAAACCAGGTAGCTACATCCCATACGTGCCAAACAACCCTCAAAATCCAGATCCGAACGATCCAGATAAATCAATTGAGATTCCAAAAGTACCGTATGATGAAACACCGGAAGACCCAAGTAATAATCCACCATTACCAGATGTAGATGGCTATATCCCAGTTGATCCAAAAGATCCAACAAAACCATTGAAACCAAAAGATCCAGAGGATCCAACTAAAGGCTATATACCACCAACCATCAAAAATCCAGAAGACCCATCAGAGGACACACCAGTACCATACGTACCAGCAGGTACTGTCACTGTTCACTATGTGGATGAAAAAGGTAATCCAATTAAAGATCCAACTGTGGATACACCAAAATCACCAGTAGGTACAGAATACAATACCAACGAAAACGGAACAGAAATTCCGAAAGAAGTTGAAGGTAAAGATGGTAAGGATTACGTACTTGTAAAAGTAAAAGATGGTGACAAAGAAACTGGTGTAGTGGTTAAAGGTAATACGGATGTCACTTACATTTATAAATTGAAAGAGACACCATCAACACCACCGGTAACACCAGAAAAACCAGGTAAACCAGAAGAACCAGGCAAACCAGGTACACCGCCGGTAACGCCAGGCACACCGGGAGAACCAGGCAAACCAGGTACACCACCGGTAACACCTGAGAAACCTGAAACCCCAGAAAAACCAGGTAACCCAGAAACACCTGAGAACCCAGAAGACCCAAGTGTGCCGGAAGCACCAAAAGATAACCCAACTCCAGAAAAACCAGCTGAACCAGGACAAACAACTCCTGAACAGCCAGGTCAAAATGAAGGAGAAGTTAAAAAATCTGCAGTACTTCCAAATACTGGTGAAGCTAGCTCTATGATTCCTTGGAGTGCGGCAGCACTTTCAATATTAGTGAGCTTAGGACTAGTAGCCACAGGTCGCAAAAAAGAAGACGAAGAAGCATAA
- a CDS encoding MucBP domain-containing protein — protein sequence MQDSKILEPVEVTGNVIVKYININGNEISAPAKDETNADANHPYNTDEDRKLKLIQGSKEYNNEGKIYELVPEGKYGTYNGKPIEVDANNHLTASDTTTGKVEAGKTKRSRLCLP from the coding sequence ATCCAAGACAGTAAGATACTAGAACCTGTTGAAGTAACCGGTAATGTTATTGTTAAATATATTAATATTAATGGTAATGAAATCAGTGCGCCAGCAAAAGATGAAACTAATGCTGATGCCAATCATCCGTATAATACTGACGAAGACCGTAAATTAAAACTTATCCAAGGTAGTAAAGAGTACAATAATGAAGGTAAGATTTATGAATTGGTTCCTGAAGGCAAATACGGCACGTATAATGGAAAACCAATTGAAGTGGATGCGAACAATCACTTAACAGCATCGGACACGACAACCGGTAAAGTTGAAGCAGGTAAAACCAAAAGAAGTCGTTTATGTTTACCGTGA
- a CDS encoding IS607 family transposase, with protein sequence MDKKQYLIIGEAADYIGKSPHTLRKWDKDGTLVPEHKTDYGTRYYSKRQLNEYLGIESKNKVVIGYARVSSKKQEQDLQRQIENLETYLFAQGKPFTIIKDIGSGINYEKKGLLRLMREVKEGRVDKIVVLYKDRLLRIGFELFQAFCDLYSVPIEIVDSQKVDEQQELTEDLVQVMTVFACRMQGRRSRRTKSMIQSYKEKELEKGN encoded by the coding sequence ATGGACAAAAAACAATATTTAATTATTGGTGAGGCGGCCGATTATATCGGCAAAAGCCCACACACATTAAGAAAATGGGATAAAGACGGAACATTGGTTCCAGAACATAAAACGGATTATGGTACTCGATATTATTCCAAACGACAATTAAACGAATATCTTGGCATCGAATCAAAAAATAAAGTTGTGATTGGTTATGCAAGGGTGTCGTCAAAGAAACAAGAACAAGATTTACAGCGTCAAATCGAAAACTTAGAAACTTATTTATTTGCACAAGGCAAGCCTTTTACAATTATTAAAGACATCGGCAGTGGAATTAATTATGAGAAAAAAGGGTTGTTACGCCTAATGAGAGAGGTTAAAGAGGGACGAGTTGATAAAATCGTTGTCTTATACAAAGACCGCCTATTACGTATTGGATTTGAATTATTTCAAGCATTTTGTGACCTATATAGCGTCCCAATTGAAATTGTAGATTCACAGAAAGTGGATGAACAACAAGAGCTTACAGAAGACTTGGTACAAGTAATGACAGTATTTGCTTGTAGAATGCAAGGAAGAAGAAGCAGACGTACAAAATCAATGATTCAATCGTATAAGGAGAAGGAACTTGAAAAAGGCAATTAA
- a CDS encoding Fic family protein, which translates to MFMTVKQASEKWGISDRRVRILCAEGKITGAYQEGRAWKIPIDAIKPADGRYKTKESLLSQIDRKKKELDGKRPLTEGELARLNEEFTVEYTYNSNAIEGNTLTLRETDLVLRGLTIDQKPLKDHMEAVGHKEAFDFVSELVKEKCEINEKVIKQIHNLVLADKKDDRGVYRRVPVRIMGAAHEPVQPYLIVPKMEELLRNYLASEEHIVTKLARFHIEFEGIHPFIDGNGRTVTKQLQLI; encoded by the coding sequence ATGTTTATGACTGTAAAACAAGCCTCAGAGAAATGGGGTATTTCTGATAGAAGAGTAAGAATTTTATGTGCTGAAGGTAAAATAACTGGGGCATATCAAGAAGGAAGGGCTTGGAAAATACCAATTGATGCCATCAAACCTGCAGATGGACGCTATAAAACAAAAGAAAGTCTTTTATCTCAAATAGATCGTAAAAAAAAGGAACTTGATGGAAAGAGACCTCTTACAGAGGGAGAGTTGGCAAGACTGAATGAAGAATTTACTGTTGAATATACTTATAATTCAAACGCTATTGAGGGAAATACATTAACATTAAGAGAAACTGATTTAGTGTTAAGAGGTCTTACTATAGACCAAAAGCCGTTAAAAGATCATATGGAGGCAGTTGGACATAAGGAGGCATTTGATTTTGTAAGTGAACTTGTAAAGGAAAAATGTGAAATTAATGAAAAAGTGATTAAACAAATCCATAATTTAGTTCTTGCTGATAAAAAAGATGATAGAGGTGTCTATCGAAGAGTGCCTGTTCGCATCATGGGTGCTGCACATGAGCCTGTGCAACCTTATTTGATTGTTCCTAAAATGGAAGAACTTTTAAGGAATTATTTAGCTAGTGAGGAACATATTGTTACAAAGCTGGCTAGATTTCATATAGAGTTTGAAGGAATCCATCCATTTATTGATGGAAACGGAAGAACGGTAACTAAACAGTTGCAACTCATTTAA